A stretch of the Theileria equi strain WA chromosome 1, complete sequence genome encodes the following:
- a CDS encoding hypothetical protein (encoded by transcript BEWA_017610A) produces the protein MAAGKLNITKKHRAVDCILEIRDARAPFTSSNIGILDGYTSNTSKLIVLNKSDLVSKYTLKKSIELLEHAGLKAVVCSALSLGRISEIKSFVESNIKPRFPSLGAWILVVGLPNVGKSTLINALKHHSFVVENKPGVTKRLDFFHVSQNPKIYCFDTPGIMLPKMEDPEINLKLAALGCINDAEAGEDYIADYILYRLNHMGCYNYVQTLGMNEPSDDISKIALHISNIIERKWNSVDPTQCYRIFINQFRNGHFGKVCLDDLSNIVKLEDLSDLELSEPPDKWTATYKVIHGI, from the exons ATGGCTGCCGGAAAATTAAATATAACCAAGAAACATAGGGCAGTAGATTGTATATTAGAAATAAGAGATGCTAGAGCTCCATTTACGTCCTCCAATATCGGTATTCTGGATGGTTATACTTCAAACACTTCCAAACTAATTGTTTTAAACAAATCTGATCTTGTCTCCAAGTACACTCTGAag AAATCCATAGAGCTCCTCGAGCATGCCGGATTAAAG GCTGTTGTTTGCAGCGCATTAAGTTTGGGAAGAATATCCGAAATTAAAAGTTTTGTTGAATCAAATATAAAACCAAGATTTCCAAGTCTTGGTGCTTGGATTCTTGTAGTAGGACTGCCAAACGTGGGAAAATCTACCCTTATCAATGCACTTAAGCATCATTCATTTGTGGTAG AAAATAAACCTGGCGTTACGAAACGTTTGGACTTTTTCCACGTATCACAAAATCCAAAGATATATTGTTTTGATACACCAGGAATAATGCTTCCCAAAATGGAAGATCCGGAGATTAACTTGAAACTAGCTGCTCTTGGCTGCATAAACGATGCCGAAGCTGGAGAGGACTATATCGCAGATTATATATTATACCGATTAAATCACATGGGATGCTATAATTATGTTCAGACTCTAGGGATGAATGAACCGTCTGATGATATATCCAAG ATTGCGCTACATATTTCAAATATAATCGAAAGAAAATGGAATAGTGTAGATCCAACGCAGTGCTACAGAATATTCATAAATCAGTTTAGAAATGGTCACTTTGGTAAAGTGTGCTTAGACGATCTATCAAACATAGTAAAACTAGAGGATCTCAGTGATTTAGAACTAAG TGAGCCTCCAGACAAATGGACAGCGACATACAAAGTAATACATGGCATATAA
- a CDS encoding hypothetical protein (encoded by transcript BEWA_017620A) has product MVNKLWLSSTLASLKLISKSPYLYKNTLNPKELSTIIGEFKQKLLISLDSNDLSDNFLVNAANCLYDLKAFDKTTSLALRRSFESRKNIITRELKGGVLWAFYNGYPNTKRRKLVNSSCRVAIKQAIKKFRDLKVKVTDVVEFEPIIRNLSVVGKCYRLPSSSKVRLEDSILEASTVFRLVFDCFPLLVPLTVSVASLNIHNEKIATILLDAFCDSLNKDDMITNDEIYLMLKTLMEWDVPKLGVERKCIELFIDSLSRKVYPFLNNTSATIKLFSQTLKLPKSDLLFGLSNILVKHVLLNVQFCTNTDLVTVIDAVSHFLFRYKSDIIHINMNDINKLVDNVICYLRVEYDNKFENYVDSPDTLNTLLKIYKSSVILSKTCGNNSIRLEEISLHIIKSISNEDTEDRILKIQDKFGVK; this is encoded by the exons ATGGTGAATAAACTTTGGTTGAGTTCTACACTGGCATCGTTAAAATTGATAAGCAAGTCTCCGTATTTATATAAGAATACATTAAATCCAAAGGAATTGTCGACAATTATTGGGGAGTTTAAACAAAAACTACTAATTTCGTTGGATTCTAATGATTTGTCCGATAATTTTCTTGTAAATGCAGCAAATTGCCTATATGACTTGAAGGCATTTGATAAAACTACAAGTTTGGCACTACGCAGATCATTTGAAAGtaggaagaatataattACTAGAGAATTGAAAG GTGGTGTCTTGTGGGCGTTTTATAATGGATATCCAAATACAAAAAGAAGGAAACTAGTTAATTCATCATGCAGGGTTGCAATAAAACAAGCTATTAAAAAATTTCGTGATTTAAAGGTGAAGGTAACTGATGTTGTAGAATTTGAACCCATCATAAGGAATTTAAGTGTTGTAGGAAAATGCTACAGATTGCCTAGTTCATCTAAAGTGCGTTTAGAAGATTCTATACTTGAGGCTTCTACAGTATTTAGATTGGTATTTGATTGTTTCCCCTTGCTTGTTCCTTTAACTGTTTCTGTGGCATCATTAAACATACATAATGAGAAGATAGCAACAATCCTGTTAGATGCGTTCTGTGATTCATTAAATAAGGATGATATGATAACtaatgatgaaatataTTTGATGCTTAAGACACTTATGGAATGGGATGTTCCTAAGCTTGGAGTAGAACGCAAATGCATAGAACTATTTATTGATAGCTTATCGCGTAAGgtatatccatttttaaacaatACATCCGCAACTATTAAGTTGTTTTCACAAACCCTTAAATTACCAAAGAGTGATCTTTTATTTGGGCTATCAAATATATTAGTGAAACACGTGCttttaaatgtacaatTTTGCACCAATACTGATCTTGTTACAGTCATAGACGCAGTTTCACATTTCCTTTTCCGGTATAAATCGGATATCATTCATATAAATATGAATGATATTAATAAACTTGTAGATAACGTAATTTGTTATCTCCGTGTGGAATATGATaataaatttgaaaattatGTTGATAGCCCTGACACACTAAATACCCTTCTTAAAATATATAAGTCATCCGTAATATTAAGTAAGACTTGTGGGAACAATTCTATAAGGTTAGAAGAAATATCTCTACACATTATAAAATCAATATCTAACGAGGATACTGAAGACagaattttaaaaatacaagataAGTTTGGTGTTAAATGA
- a CDS encoding HECT-domain ubiquitin-transferase domain containing protein (encoded by transcript BEWA_017630A), with protein sequence MFDGSIRPPRVIRLSGTSFLEKPSTDRKNELKFDRFSQLRARSARKIKDYLQLRIILRREVGLLKNCINDYIHDVRQFVANKFSFDDYPLDKLVSKHPVCRLMRVLVAISKYDTNSKPLPYVYECLEHIIEWFNTPEIRVTFILLSTDKLSKDQFILLNCRFLKIFFPFDKRIGDKSSFLIKGVLRFDEEPFSEHDILLCNYVMILFSTFPRSALDEIFKRYELILYWYPNTFRRWFVYSKEKDLFHLFQSLYQLFEPFISTHYDAMNLLVNFWGFPNIFNMDISQKSLINIMKCTIHDKLLVGCNGIGYKYSSHWLDEKKPTSVIKSLLKHLSKISKDVLPADLALNKTKMEEFERQLKHEIEIGTNESNLNILHYNINGKPVYAHIFDTFIVLLQKLVEFNIFCQDEMLPLTEALLDVLLLCFSHFDFESRPDLYHLQSSSNFFWTKLLCLSNFSKKSVFIIVQLLIPLYRKSHFINSWEYYTVERVLNGFMDIDVYQPTFELDTSIANVLLSGSIIPSLLALFKEHNKKCCNNDLLVLFSHFDQKLSNNSTMSSLWSTFLLLLNHSLKFMYDNEIITVEEHFKTGLMDIDDAKWIAKVLNYFFWYKFIDRKVDRNPELSRSSWYPYSCICNCGMEILSNSISNYAFSINNSDNILHEIGALSRKMNERLHRLAVKDNFWIIPEVDGSIINNLIGKQHKREFLKILEYIPHVITFKNRLSIFYKFIETDKLLSRDHVNDLINPSVYVIRRAFIAEDGLSTLGVLNDHQLRQIFRVMFVDENGIEEQGIDGGGIFKEFLITLCSRIFDPTYGIFEMLPDGSYWPSPSSELIHEDHLKLFSFIGKVVGKAIYEQILVEPVLSRLILNMILKRRNTTDDLKLFDKTVYRSIVSMRKMSEDDINSLGLTFTCTQNCFGNSIQEDLIENGRNIKVTKDNLESFIHSFSDFKCNRIIESQTSAFLQGLSTIIPLEWLQMFSPSELELLISGSSEDLNIEDMKKNTVYGGGYTNESDTIRWFWEIMTEFNPKMRSSLLLFVTCCKRAPLLGFKQLQPPFCIHKEPDSKRLPTASTCLNLLKLPEYSSKDILRSKISDAMSMTKGFGLH encoded by the coding sequence ATGTTTGATGGCTCGATAAGACCTCCAAGGGTTATACGACTTTCTGGAACCTCGTTCCTGGAGAAACCATCCACCGATCGCAAAAATGAGCTTAAATTTGATAGGTTTTCACAGTTAAGGGCTAGATCCGCTAGAAAGATTAAAGACTATTTACAGCTCAGAATAATACTTAGGAGGGAAGTTGGATTGTTAAAAAACTGCATAAATGACTATATTCATGATGTTAGGCAGTTTGTTGCCAACAAATTCTCATTTGATGAttatcctttggataaattGGTCTCAAAACATCCGGTATGTAGATTGATGAGGGTATTAGTTGCAATATCTAAGTATGATACAAATAGCAAACCATTACCATATGTGTATGAATGTTTGGAACACATTATAGAATGGTTTAATACACCTGAAATTAGGGTGACTTTCATTTTGTTATCCACGGATAAATTGTCAAAAGATCAATTCATTCTTTTGAATTGTAGATTTCTTAAGATATTCTTTCCATTTGATAAAAGAATAGGCGATAAATCATCTTTTCTTATTAAAGGGGTGTTAAGATTTGATGAAGAGCCTTTTTCTGAACATGATATACTACTGTGTAACTATGTTATGATTCTGTTTTCAACGTTTCCAAGATCTGCTTTGGATGAAATATTCAAACGCTATGAATTAATATTATATTGGTATCCAAACACTTTTAGAAGATGGTTTGTGTATAGTAAGGAGAAAGATTTATTTCACTTGTTTCAAAGCCTATATCAGTTATTTGAGCCTTTTATTTCCACACATTATGATGCAATGAATTTGTTAGTAAACTTTTGGGGATttccaaacatttttaatatgGACATATCGCAAAAATCACTCATAAATATTATGAAATGTACTATACATGATAAACTTTTGGTTGGATGTAATGGAATAGGATATAAATATTCTTCACATTGGCTAGATGAGAAAAAACCAACATCTGTAATTAAAAGTTTACTAAAACATTTGTCAAAAATATCTAAGGACGTTCTACCTGCAGATTTGGCACTTAATAAgacaaaaatggaagaatttgAAAGACAGTTAAAACATGAAATTGAAATCGGTACAAATGAAAGCAACCTGAATATTTTACACTATAACATAAATGGAAAACCAGTCTACGCACATATTTTTGACACATTTATAGtacttttgcaaaaattaGTTGAATTTAACATCTTTTGCCAAGATGAAATGTTACCGCTCACTGAGGCACTATTAGACGTTTTACTTCTGTGCTTTAGTCATTTTGATTTTGAATCACGCCCTGATTTATATCATTTACAGAGTAGTTCGAATTTCTTTTGGACAAAATTGCTTTGTCTCTCCAATTTTAGTAAAAAAAGCGTGTTTATTATTGTACAATTGTTAATTCCCCTTTACAGAAAATCGCATTTTATTAATAGTTGGGAATATTATACTGTAGAAAGAGTTCTAAATGGTTTCATGGATATTGATGTTTACCAACCCACATTCGAGCTTGATACCTCTATAGCGAATGTTTTACTATCGGGCTCCATTATTCCCTCATTACTGGCTCTCTTTAAAGAGCACAATAAGAAATGTTGTAATAATGATTTATTAGTACTTTTTTCACATTTTGACCAAAAATTATCCAATAATTCAACAATGTCATCACTCTGGTCTACTTTCTTGTTACTCCTAAATCACTCACTAAAATTTATGTATGATAACGAAATAATAACCGTGGAGgaacattttaaaacagGATTGATGGATATTGATGATGCTAAATGGATTGCAAAGGTTTTAAATTATTTCTTTTGGTATAAGTTTATTGATAGAAAAGTTGATAGAAATCCTGAACTTTCTAGAAGTAGTTGGTATCCATACTCGTGCATTTGTAACTGTGGAATGGAAATTCTCTCTAATTCTATTTCTAACTATGCTTTTTCCATAAATAATTCTGATAATATTCTTCATGAAATTGGAGCTCTTTCTAGAAAAATGAATGAGCGTCTCCACAGATTAGCCGTAAAAGATAATTTTTGGATTATCCCCGAAGTTGATGGTTCAATTATTAACAACTTGATAGGTAAACAACACAAAAGagagtttttaaaaatattagAGTATATTCCTCACGTGATAACTTTCAAAAATCGTTTATCCATATTCTACAAGTTTATCGAAACTGATAAACTTTTATCTAGAGACCATGTAAACGATCTTATTAATCCTTCTGTATATGTGATTAGAAGGGCATTTATTGCGGAGGATGGTCTCTCAACCTTGGGTGTTCTAAATGATCACCAACTCAGACAAATTTTTAGAGTTATGTTtgttgatgaaaatggtaTTGAGGAGCAAGGTATTGATGGTGGTGGTATTTTTAAGGAATTTCTAATTACACTATGTTCTCGGATTTTTGACCCTACCTACGGAATTTTTGAGATGTTACCGGACGGATCTTATTGGCCATCTCCTAGTTCTGAGTTAATTCATGAAGATCACCTTAAATTATTCTCATTCATAGGAAAAGTGGTAGGCAAAGCTATTTATGAGCAAATCTTAGTAGAACCTGTATTATCCAGGTTGATATTAAACATGATTCTGAAACGTAGGAACACCACGGATGATTTAAAGCTATTTGATAAAACCGTCTACCGTAGTATCGTTAGCATGAGAAAAATGTCTGAGGATGACATTAACTCATTAGGTTTAACATTTACATGCACACAAAATTGCTTCGGGAATTCTATACAAGAAGACCTTATTGAAAATGGTAGAAACATAAAGGTGACGAAAGACAATTTAGAATCTTTCATACACAGTTTCTCTGATTTCAAGTGTAATAGAATTATTGAGAGTCAAACGTCAGCCTTTTTGCAAGGTCTATCAACTATTATTCCACTAGAGTGGCTACAGATGTTTTCCCCATCTGAGCTGGAACTTTTAATATCTGGATCATCAGAAGATTTAAATATTGAGGATATGAAGAAAAATACCGTATATGGAGGAGGATATACTAATGAATCTGACACTATACGCTGGTTCTGGGAAATTATGACAGAATTCAATCCCAAGATGAGAAGTTCACTTTTGCTGTTTGTAACCTGCTGTAAAAGAGCTCCTCTACTAGGATTCAAACAATTACAACCGCCATTTTGCATTCACAAGGAACCAGATTCTAAAAGACTCCCCACCGCTTCAACCTGCTTAAACCTCTTAAAACTCCCAGAATACTCAAGTAAAGATATCTTGAGATCAAAAATATCAGATGCGATGTCTATGACAAAGGGATTCGGACTTCACTAA
- a CDS encoding hypothetical protein (encoded by transcript BEWA_017640A), with protein sequence MDSHDSHIENIGEKDFIFAVTDPSNQLKALNPPLPCDYADIYHQKITKDNPSSVRLLSGDTGLTNPKEIGIPQTGERFIFDGTLKTGIYDRVTDRIVRDANVINIDKSDVCISVKHEINQSSRKLSADDDTKLLINSIASKLKRFPKLQHPCEICANNGCISLSSCNVTGNIKKENVGLAEPCPHSLLKSVPMIRDFVNFDGCNISSISNRMEVTRKNVTETTQQHTCYNTNVNNDHEFTTHHYSSETELDFSDVDYLLTYRHNKNNSSLIESVVSPQNNNITFDDSILSVSKLNSIDESSLRFIESNINKFKESKLMKIPNHKHLDCLKERGIVNAKIPIISLGEYKSKTDIDILESWKCPKFHKLSYSSDVNDNDILALQETEETIVKQISDRQNSRDLALKEIEKSIYNGDMNIDFLILKYKELRKSDCPVEMIKALKHLICMKLNKPKLYISRKNVKIVENQNRHKELLLDKIVGRINAFELEEYTNDSSSKESADSIYTYSSLTVSSYDSFTEDLTFNVGENGYLRDSIEFIHKSTIDCYGWLCVTNETVSNSRPTFLYCELVGDHFSLYSATHETNIKDNIATEPLMKIIVDESFVIEKKHDGRKNNTSIKISGIELDNDTSEYSSDNRIILKLEADTRSEILSWYRSLNSRVQLGLFINYLKDNDICPLDYTIYSFTYPKRRELIFNKLPYDKDLEDHITNSFIRSRLYYVDFSMRMMTDHDLNHHMEIWKVPISVLNLSQNDLSMNVDGEIFNDYLLRTGIQKLYIDRNPLSEKFFGSMFVNMILGTSVNFVSLRRCKLHNKLVISIKEINNRLSISNAIELDLRDCEISDEFSHFISAYPLNKVTILSNQSVNKEEFEMGYFMDNKNLLQISSLGSLFSGRLSSTQWKRRKRFRIPFIKSKTDNSTVDVYFEYRSPYLVWSDWCPKRKGSLFKRSEVTEDEESSDIKENQILFVKSCSIIIKSGKDWLLIRGFKPKHLVKTEGYEIKILLRGYTNESTRRWYEIMSRSVAGIMYVDHLLQSRVTIPSKYILSFCSRIDTKELIMNGFPLERKLMYRFLNLLSKQQTLKALNFTNMGLDARSMSLESPPFKNLNLEKLDWSFNSINLEDVAYNFLNILTGANTCEKFIISHNPLGDNYNSAILFSYCCFKLKASKLSFNHCQLGDTFLSKLVELIDSEDKTREFEHLKVVELEGNYFTLEVIHDVTTLIIENFPNIENIRLYASISDAEYVESFVEYGDIVSFDRVGPIEPSIGNFKRVGHIKKGKRTTLNTVTQFVNDSKNYHSNQ encoded by the exons GTGTTAGGCTACTATCTGGAGACACAGGCCTAACAAACCCAAAGGAGATAGGAATTCCTCAGACTGGTGAACGGTTTATATTTGATGGTACCCTAAAAACTGGTATATACGATCGAGTAACTGATAGGATTGTTAGGGATGCTaatgttataaatatcGATAAGTCTGATGTCTGCATATCAGTAAAACATGAGATAAATCAGTCATCCAGGAAATTATCGGCTGATGATGACACAAAACTGCTTATAAACTCGATAGCTTCGAAATTGAAAAGATTCCCCAAACTACAGCACCCATGTGAAATTTGCGCCAATAACGGATGTATATCACTTTCTAGTTGTAACGTGACTGGAAACATaaaaaaagaaaatgtTGGCTTAGCTGAACCCTGTCCACATTCTTTGCTAAAAAGTGTTCCAATGATACGTGACTTTGTCAATTTTGATGGTTGTAATATATCAAGTATCTCCAATCGAATGGAAGTAACTCGGAAAAACGTCACAGAAACTACTCAACAACATACATGCTATAATACTAATGTTAACAATGACCATGAGTTTACAACACATCACTATTCTTCGGAAACCGAATTGGATTTCTCTGATGTAGATTATCTCTTAACATATCGTCACAATAAGAACAATAGTTCTTTAATAGAATCGGTAGTATCTCCACAAAATAATAATATCACCTTTGACGATTCAATATTATCCGTAAGTAAGCTAAACTCAATAGACGAAAGTTCATTGCGCTTCATAGAATCTAACATtaataaatttaaagaatCAAAACTTATGAAAATTCCTAATCATAAACATTTGGATTGTTTAAAAGAAAGGGGCATCGTGAATGCCAAAATTCCAATTATATCTTTGGGTGAATATAAGAGCAAGACAGATATAGACATTCTAGAAAGttggaaatgtccaaaattCCACAAACTATCCTATTCTTCTGATGTCAATGATAACGATATTTTGGCTTTGCAAGAAACTGAGGAAACCATTGTAAAACAAATATCCGATAGACAAAATTCTCGCGATTTGGCTCTTAAAGAGATTGAAAAATCGATTTATAATGGTGATATGAATATAgattttttaattttaaagtACAAAGAACTAAGAAAGTCAGATTGCCCTGTAGAAATGATAAAGGCTCTGAAGCATCTTATATGTATGAAGTTAAATAAACCAAAGCTATACATATCTCGTAAAAATGTGAAAATTGTTGAAAACCAAAATCGCCACAAAGAGCTATTGTTAGATAAAATTGTTGGAAGGATAAATGCTTTCGAATTGGAAGAATATACGAACGATTCAAGCTCCAAGGAAAGTGCAGATAGTATATATACATATTCTAGTTTGACTGTTTCAAGCTATGATTCGTTTACGGAAGATTTAACATTTAATGTTGGAGAAAATGGCTATTTGCGTGATAGTATCGAATTTATTCACAAATCAACTATTGACTGTTATGGATGGTTGTGCGTTACCAATGAAACTGTTTCAAATTCACGTCCAACGTTCCTATATTGTGAACTAGTCGGTGATCATTTTTCACTGTATTCAGCAACCCATGAAACAAATATTAAAGACAATATCGCCACAGAGCCATTAATGAAAATTATAGTGGATGAGTCATTTGTTATAGAAAAGAAACATGATGGAAGAAAAAATAATACATCTATTAAAATAAGTGGTATAGAACTtgataatgatactagtGAATACTCTTCTGACAATAGGATCATATTAAAATTAGAAGCTGACACACGGAGTGAAATATTAAGTTGGTATAGATCACTAAATTCCAGAGTACAATTGGGTTTGTTTATTAACTATTTGAAAGATAATGATATTTGTCCACTTGATTATACCATATATTCTTTTACGTATCCTAAGAGAAGGGAACTTATATTTAATAAATTACCATATGATAAAGATTTGGAGGACCATATAACAAATAGTTTTATAAGATCACGATTATACTATGTAGACTTTTCAATGAGGATGATGACTGATCATGACCTAAATCATCATATGGAGATCTGGAAAGTTCCAATTTCTGTTTTAAATCTGTCACAAAACGATTTATCAATGAATGTAGATGGAGAAATATTTAACGACTATTTGTTAAGAACGGGTATTCAGAAGTTATATATAGATAGAAACCCCTTAAGCGAAAAATTCTTCGGTTCGATGTTTGTCAATATGATCCTAGGTACAAGTGTAAATTTTGTTAGTTTAAGGAGGTGTAAATTACACAACAAACTTGTAATATCAATTAAGGAAATAAACAATAGGTTGTCCATAAGTAATGCCATAGAATTAGACCTAAGAGATTGTGAAATTAGCGATGAGTTTTCGCATTTCATATCTGCATATCCACTAAACAAAGTTACTATTCTATCAAATCAATCTGTAAATAAAGAAGAATTTGAAATGGGTTATTTTATGGATAACAAAAACCTTCTTCAAATTTCATCTTTGGGCTCGCTATTTAGTGGGAGATTGTCATCTACTCAATGG aaaagaagaaagagatTCAGAattccatttataaaatcGAAGACTGACAATTCTACAGTAGATGTTTATTTCGAATACAGATCTCCATATCTAGTATGGTCTGATTGGTGCCCAAAACGTAAAGGAAGTCTTTTTAAGAGATCAGAGGTAACTGAAGACGAAGAATCATCAGATATTAAAGAAAATCAAATCTTATTTGTTAAAAGTTGTAGTATAATAATAAAGAGTGGAAAGGATTGGTTACTCATAAGAGGATTTAAACCTAAGCATCTTGTAAAAACGGAAGGATATGAGATAAAAATTCTCCTAAGAGGTTATACGAATGAGTCTACTAGAAGATGGTATGAAATTATGAGTAGAAGCGTTGCTGGAATCATGTATGTGGATCACTTGTTACAATCTCGTGTCACTATCCCCTCAAAATATATTCTATCATTCTGCAGTAGAATTGATACCAAA GAACTTATAATGAATGGGTTTCCACTAGAAAGAAAATTAATGTATAGGTTCTTAAACCTTTTATCAAAGCAGCAAACCCTTAAGGCACtgaattttacaaatatgGGTTTGGATGCGCGATCAATGTCATTGGAATCACCTCCTTTTAAGAATTTGAATCTAGAGAAATTGGACTGGTCGTTTAACTCtataaatttggaagatgTTGCATACAACTTTTTAAACATTCTAACTGGAGCAAACACTTGTGAAAAGTTCATAATAAGTCACAACCCTCTAGGTGACAATTATAATTCTGCAATCTTGTTTTCTTATTGTTGTTTTAAGCTTAAAGCTTCAAAACTTTC ATTTAACCATTGTCAGTTGGGAGATACATTTTTAAGTAAGCTCGTTGAACTTATAGATTCGGAAGACAAAACGCGAGAATTTGAACATCTTAAAGTCGTAGAACTAGAAGGGAATTATTTTACATTAGAG GTGATACATGACGTTACAACGCTAATTATCGaaaattttccaaatatagAAAATATTCGATTATATGCGTCGATATCGGATGCTGAATATGTGGAATCATTCGTAGAATATGGTGATATTGTCAGCTTTGATAGAGTTGGTCCTATTGAACCATCCATAGGTAACTTCAAAAGAGTCGGCCATATAAAGAAAGGGAAAAGAACTACACTCAATACAGTTACACAATTCGTTAATGACAGCAAAAATTACCATAGTAATCAGTAA